A window of Haloarcula marismortui ATCC 43049 genomic DNA:
TATCGCGACCATGTGGCTATCGGCGATACTCGTACTATTTGTTATAGCCTCTTTTCGCCCCCGTGGTAACTCTGACTGCCGTTAGACGTGCCCTTCGTTCCAGAACGAACCGACCGTAGTAAGTCGGTAACTATGCCCCATAGAAACCGCATGCCGAACAATGGCTGCTACTCCTTCCGTCAGTGAAAAATACGCATCGTTGCGCCGCGTGGCGCTGTATCGGCCGGCGCTGACGGGGAGTATCGTTGCCGCCAGCCTCTTTGTAATGCTACTCGAAGGTGTTGGCCTCTCGTTCCTGTTTCCGATACTCGACGCCGCACAGGCCGGGCAGAGCCTTCCGCTTCAGGCAAACGGCGTCACCGGCCGGTTTCTTTCCGTGTACGTCGCTGCAGGGCTGCCGGTCACACTCGAATTCCTGTTGGTCGGCCTCGCGTGCGTGATGGTCATCCGGTTTACGGCGTCGTTTGCGGTGAAATGGCTCGCAGCAAAACTCACACAGACGTACGAGCGTGACCTCAAAGACCGGGCCTACGAACTGGCGATGGGCGCATCAGTCGCCTACTACGACGACAAGGGGTCCGACGACATCATGAACACGATTCTGACACAGACCCGCTACGCCGGGCGTGTCATCGGCCGGATTATCCAGTTCTTCCAGCAGGCAATCCTCTGTCTGGTGTATATCGGGATCGCACTCGCTATCGCTCCGGTGCTGGCAGTCGGTGCAGCTGTCGCTCTCGGCGGTGTCACGGCGATCATCAGATACGGCATCGAGCCCGGGTACGCCGTTGGCGACCGTGTGGCGACGGCAAACGAACAGCTACAGGAGACAACACAGGCGGGGACGCAAGGTATCCGTGACGTGAAGCTGTTTGGTATGCGCGACGGGCTGCTTGCCGAGTTCCGGTCCACACTCGACCGGTACACTTCGACTAGCGTCGCCGTTCGCCGGAACCAGGTTGCAATCGGAAGCCTCTATCGGCTCTCGGTCTCGCTGCTCCTGTTTGGCCTTGTCTACGTCGCCATCAGTTTCCGGGCGCTGTCTATCGCGGAACTCGGCGTGTTCCTGTTCGCGATGCTCCGACTCGCCCCCCGGCTGAGTTCGCTCAGCTCCACCATCTACGCGATCGAGGGAGAACTCCCACATCTGGTCCGAACTCACCAGTTCATCGACCGCCTCGAAGCCCAGCAGGAACCAACTGGCGGGCAGTCGGTCCCGGACAGCATTGAGGAAATCGCGTTCGAGAACGTCTCGTTCGCCTACGAGGACGAGCCAGTGCTTGCGGACTTTTCGATGGCCGTCGACCGAGGGGAGTTCGTCGGCATCGTCGGCAAGTCCGGCGGCGGCAAATCGACAGTCGTCTCACTGCTCACGCGACTCTATACCCCGGATAGCGGTGAGGTTCTGGCGAACGGGACGCCAATTTCGGCCTATGCGCTTGAGGAATGGCGTGAGGCTGTTGCGATGGTTCGACAGGACCCGCATATCTTCAACGATACGCTGCGGTACAATCTCACTGCCGGTCGGGATATCACCGAGGAAACGCTCTATGAAGTCGCTGAGAAGGCACTCATCCTCGAATTCCTTGACGACCTTCCGCAGGGACTCGACACGGTACTGGGCGACGACGGCGTGAAACTGTCCGGCGGGCAGCGCCAGCGCGTCGCACTAGCTCGCGCGCTTCTGGCCGATGCGGAGGTACTCGTGCTTGATGAGGCCACCAGCGACCTCGACTCGAATCTGGAACAGCAAATCCATCGAACCGTTGAGACGCTTGACGGGGACCAGACTGTGATCGCGATCGCCCACCGACTCTCGACGGTTTCAAACGCCGACCGGATATACACTGTTGAGGACGGGCAGGTCACAGAGCGAGGCAGCCACGCCGAGCTGCTCAACGACAACGGGACGTACGCGGAGCTGTACGCGATGCAGGGAACGGCAGCCGCACAGTCTTCCAGTGGCTAATCGGTTCTCAGTGGGACGGGTGGGTCCTCGGGTTAGACGTCTCGACGGCGCCCTTTCGGCACCTGTGACCTGAGTTCGCCGTAGACGTACAGGCCGACGCCGACCGGTTCAGCCGCACCAGCAAGGTCGTGGGTGACGACCAGATACCCCCAGTCGCCGTCCCAGTCGAGTTCATGGTCTTCGCCGGCCACAAACGCCCGGGCAGCGTCCTCGTCAAGATGGATGACGTTCTGGCTGGCGTGCTCGCCGAACCGTTGGACGGCCTCCAGCGTCGGTTTCCAGTGTTCCTGTCGCGTTCGTAGGAACGTCATTCCCAGTCCTTCGATGTCTACCGGCGACGGCGGGCTGCCTTGATACAGCCACAGTTTGCCAGCGCCCCGTTCCCAGAAGGTGTACCCCTCGAACGTCTCCGAAGGGACGCCAAAGCGGTCCGCCCAGAAGTCGAGCACTTCCTCGCGGGTCGCTCGCTCGGGGTCGTCTCGCTCTTCATTCGTTTCTGGGAGCCGCGTGAACTCCGTGCTCTGGTCGCTCATTCTGCGGGCACCTCCAGTTTCGCACAGAAGAACCCGCCCGTGTCGTTGTGATGCGGGTATATGCGCTTGGCGTCTGCCACGCTGGGGTCGAAGCTCTCGTCTTCCCAGTCGGTGATTCCCGGTGCGTGGTTGAGCGGGAGGTCGTAGTCCACGATTTCACAGGCCACCTCGTCGAGCACGTAGTCCAGCACGGCCTCGTTTTCCTCCGGGGCGAACGTACAGGTGGAGTAGACGACGGTTCCCCCGGGCTCGGTCACTTCGACGGCCCGCTTGAGGATACCCTTCTGCACGCCGGAGATGCCCTCGACGTGCGAGAGCGACCAGTCTTCCAGCGTATCCGGGTTCTTTCTGATTGTTCCCTCACAGGAGCAAGGGACGTCGACGAGCGCACGGTCGTATCCCTCGCCGTCGAAGGGCTTGAGCGAGTGGTTGCGCCCGTCCTCGTGGGTGACGGCGACCGTCGTCGCACCCAGCCGCTCGGTGTTGGTCCGCAGCGCCGAAATCCGCCCGAGATTGTTGTCGGTTGCGACGACTTCGCCGGTATCCTCCATCAGGGCGGCGAGCTGGGTCGTCTTGCTCCCCGGTGCCGCACAGGCGTCCCAGACTCGTTCGCCGGGTTGGGGGTCCAGTACGGTCGCTGGAATCACGGATACTTCCTCCTGACCGTGAATCCAGCCGTGGAAGTACGGCCAGTTCGCGCCGGGAGAGTCCTCGGGCAGGACGAACAGGCCGTCGTGCCAGTCGACGGGGTCGTAGGCGATGTCTGCATCCGCAAGCGCCGTCCGGACCCGCTCGACGGTGGCTTTGATCGTGTTGACCCTGATAGCCGACGGCAGCGGGCGTTCACACGCGTCGATGAACGCCTCGAAGTCGTCGATGATGGGCCGGTAGCGGTCGAGTGGTTCCATTGTCCGGCGTTCGCTGGCGGTCGGTTTGTGGGTTTCGAACGGCATCGGCCCATGGCTTTCAAGCCGTCGGCGGACGATATCCGAGGTATGGCACACATACAGGTCCACCGCGAGGATATGTCCCTCGACTCACCGACACTGATCGAGGGACTCCCAGGGGTCGGACTCGTCGGCAAGATAGCCGCTGACCATCTTGTCGATGTCTACGACATGGAGTACTACGCGTCGGCCCACTGCGAAGGGTTGCCAGAAATCGCCGTGTACGGAACGGACGACCCAGAGGTTCGCCCGCCGGTCCGGCTGTACGCGGACGAAGACCGCGACCTGCTCGTCCTCCAGAGCGATGCCCCGATCTCCCCGTCCGGCGCGACGGAGTTCGCCGGCTGTATGGTTAGCTGGTTTGAGGCCAACGATGCAACGCCGGTCTACCTCAGCGGCCGTCCCGCCGAGAAAGACGGCGTTCCGGACGTGTACGGCATCTCGACGGGCGACGGGGCGGCAATGCTTGCGGAGGCGGACGTAGATCCGCCCTCGGAGAACGGCGCGATTACCGGGCCGACCGGCGCGCTAGTTCATGAATCACAGCGAACCGGGTTGACGAGTGTCGGACTCATCGTCGAAGCCGACCAGCGGTTCCCCGACCCCGAAGCGGCGCGAGCCCTGCTGCAGACAGCGATCAGCCCACTGGCAGATTTTGATATCGACACCGAGGCACTGGTCGAGCAGGCCGAAGAAATCGGTCGCGCCAAGGCACAGCTCGCACAGCAACTCCAGGAAAACCAGGAGGAAAGCACGAGCGCACAGCCGCTCGGGATGTATCAGTAATGGCGGGCGCAGATGACATCGTTCGTGGGTTGCTGGTGGTGCTTGTCGTCGGTATCGGCACGGTCCTTGGGTGGGTGTTGTTTGTCAGAACACCCGACAACCTTGCTCAGTTGTTCGGCGTCCTGCTGGTCGTTGCTGTCGCCGTTGCTACAGCCCGTATCGGCAGCAACATCGCCGGCTCCCTCCTCCCAGCACACAACGTCGCGGAAGTCGCCGTCGAAGGGCCGATCAGTCGTGACGGCGGTGGCGGCATCACCAGTCCGCCGGTCGGTGCGTCGGCCGACGACATCGTCGAACAGATCGAGCGCGCTGATTCCGACCGGGGCTCGGAGGCACTGCTTCTGAAGCTGAACACGCCGGGCGGCGAAATCGTCCCCAGCGAGGACATCCGCATCGCCGCCGAGCAGTTCGACGGCCCGACTATCGCCTATGCGACGGATGTCTGTGCCAGCGGCGGCTACGACATCGCCGCCGGCTGCGACGAGCTATGGGCTCGTGAGGGCTCTATCGTCGGCTCCATCGGCGTCGTCGGCTCGCGGGTCAACGCCAAGGAACTGGCCGACCGAGTCGGCCTCTCCTACGAGCAGTTCACCGCTGGCGAGTACAAAGACGCCGGCGTCCCGCTAAAGGAGATGACTGCGGACGAGCGCGAGTATCTCCAGAGTATTGTCGACGACTACTACGACCAGTTCATCGACACCGTAGCCGAAGGCCGCGAGATGGACGCCGAGGCGCTCAAAGACACCGAAGCGCGCATCTTCCTCGGCGATGAGGCGGAAGAACGTGGGCTCGTCGACCGACTCGGGACGCGAGACGATGTCGAGGCGAGCCTGGAGCAACGCCTTGGCGAGGACGTGACGATCAAGGAGTACGAGCCCGAGCGCGGATTGACGGGCAAGCTCCGCGGGGGCGCACAGCAGGTCGCGTTCGCGCTGGGAGCAGGTATCGCCGGCGTCGCTGACGGCGATATCGAGGGGCTCTCCTTCCGTCGATAGCCTCGGGAGGTTTTTTATCCGGGGACCGCCTTCGCGGTAGTGTGACCACGCTGGTGGTGTGTATCGACAGGGACAGCCCGGCCACAGCCGCGTGTCCCGTCGTCGGCCGCGACGCCGTCGAGTCACTCATCACGCAGACAGGAGTCGTTGACCCGGAAGACAGCCGAGTCAACTGCCTCCTCGAAGGGCTCGCAGTCGCGGATGAACTCGAAGCCGAGGAGTCTGCGCCGGTCCTCGCCGTCGTCGGTGGCGGGAGTGACAGCGTCGGCTCGGACCGGGAGATCGCCAGCCAGATCGACAGTCTGGTCGCCGAGCACAACCCGGACTCCGCGGTCGTCGTCGTCGACAGCGCCGACGACGAGCGGCTGGTTCCCATCATCGAGAGCCGCGTTCAGGTCGATGCCGTCGACCGCGTTGTCGTTCGCCAGGCCCGCGACATCGAGTCGACGTACTATCTGCTCAAGCAGTTTCTGGCTGACGAGGAACTGCGCAAGACGGTGCTGGTCCCCGTCGGCATCATCATGCTCGCGTTCCCGCTGTTGCTCGTCGTCACCAGCCCGACCATCGCCGTCGGCGCTATCGCGGCCGCCATCGGCGTCTTCCTCATCTACAAGGGACTGGGTATCGACGCGTACCTGTCGCGACTCCCCAGTCAGACCCGGGAAGCGCTGTACTCGGGGCAGGTGTCGCTTGTGACCTACGTCGTCGCGGCCGGCCTCTCGCTCGTCGGCGTCTTCGCCGGCGTGCTGGGCGTTTCTGCGGTCGGCGATATCAGTCCCTTCCTGCTTGCGAACCGCTTTGCCTTCGCGTCCGTCCCGTGGCTGACCGGCGCGGCACTGGCCGCCTCGCTGGGCCGCCTGCTGGACGAACTCATCCAGCAAGAGGGGGTCCGGAGCGCGTACGTGAACCTTCCGTTCGGTGCGGTCGCGGTCGGGCTCGTCGTTCGCGGCTTTTCTGCGTACTTCCTCGAACGCGGTGGCGTGTTCGAGCCGTTTCAGGTGCCGGAGACGAACCTCGGCATCGTACAGATTCAGGGGTTCTCGCTGGAGGCTGGCACCCGTCTCGCGCTGTTCATCCTCGCAGGCATTCTCATCAGCCTCGTTGGCGTCCGGGTGGCGACCTACGTCAGCCACACCGATATCGAGGACGAACTGGTGGAATAGACAGCGATTTACGCCGCCGACGGCTACCGGCGGCTATGACAGACGGCGCGTGGGTTTCGCTGTTCTCCGGCGGCAAAGACTCTTCGTGGGCGTTGTACCGGGCACTGGAGCGGGGCCACCCCGTCGAGCGTCTGGTGACGGTCCACCCAGAGGGCGACTCCTACATGTACCACGTTCCGGCGACCCGGTTAGCCCGCCTGGCCGCCGAGAGTATCGGCATCCAACTGGTCGAAATCGAGCCCGATGACTTCGAGGCCGACGACGTGCCTGACTCGGGCGAGCAGGGCGATGCCGAACTCGAACCGCTGGAAGCAGCACTGCACGAACTCGACACCGAACTTGACGGCGGTATCAGCGGTGTCACCGCCGGGGCTGTCGAAAGCGAGTACCAGACGACTCGCATCGAGTCGATGGCCGACCGCCTCGAAGCCAACGTGTTTGCGCCGCTGTGGCAGGAGAACCCCCGTGACCTCGCCGACGCAATGCTGGATGCTGGCTTCGAGATACAGATCATCCGCGTGGCCGCTTACGGCCTCGACGAGTCCTGGCTGGGTCGCACGCTCGACGCCGACGCGCTCGACGAACTGGAGGCGCTCAACGACGAGTACGGCGTCCACATCCTTGGGGAAGGCGGCGAGTTCGAGACGCTCGTCACCGATGGTCCGCACATGGACCGCCGGATCGAAATTGAGTACGAGACGGAGTGGGACGGCAGTCGCGGGACGGTACAGATCGAAGACGCGTGGCTGGCGTGACTTGCGGAGCGTGCGGAATCGGCGGCCGTTAGCTCTCGTCCGTCAACTGCGTGTGCGCACCGATGAGCGCGCCGGCGAGGTCTAAACTCTCGACCTGTGTATCCCGGTCGATAATGGACTGACGGATATCCGAATCGAGGATAGTCGTGTCCGGGAACACGATGGTGCCGTCGAGACTGGAGTTGACGACCTCAGCCCCGGAAAGGATGTGGACGTTCTCGCCGAGCGTAGTGTTCTCGATGGTA
This region includes:
- the sppA gene encoding signal peptide peptidase SppA, with the protein product MAGADDIVRGLLVVLVVGIGTVLGWVLFVRTPDNLAQLFGVLLVVAVAVATARIGSNIAGSLLPAHNVAEVAVEGPISRDGGGGITSPPVGASADDIVEQIERADSDRGSEALLLKLNTPGGEIVPSEDIRIAAEQFDGPTIAYATDVCASGGYDIAAGCDELWAREGSIVGSIGVVGSRVNAKELADRVGLSYEQFTAGEYKDAGVPLKEMTADEREYLQSIVDDYYDQFIDTVAEGREMDAEALKDTEARIFLGDEAEERGLVDRLGTRDDVEASLEQRLGEDVTIKEYEPERGLTGKLRGGAQQVAFALGAGIAGVADGDIEGLSFRR
- a CDS encoding DUF7122 family protein; this translates as MSDQSTEFTRLPETNEERDDPERATREEVLDFWADRFGVPSETFEGYTFWERGAGKLWLYQGSPPSPVDIEGLGMTFLRTRQEHWKPTLEAVQRFGEHASQNVIHLDEDAARAFVAGEDHELDWDGDWGYLVVTHDLAGAAEPVGVGLYVYGELRSQVPKGRRRDV
- a CDS encoding proteasome assembly chaperone family protein, whose protein sequence is MAFKPSADDIRGMAHIQVHREDMSLDSPTLIEGLPGVGLVGKIAADHLVDVYDMEYYASAHCEGLPEIAVYGTDDPEVRPPVRLYADEDRDLLVLQSDAPISPSGATEFAGCMVSWFEANDATPVYLSGRPAEKDGVPDVYGISTGDGAAMLAEADVDPPSENGAITGPTGALVHESQRTGLTSVGLIVEADQRFPDPEAARALLQTAISPLADFDIDTEALVEQAEEIGRAKAQLAQQLQENQEESTSAQPLGMYQ
- a CDS encoding RsmB/NOP family class I SAM-dependent RNA methyltransferase, translating into MEPLDRYRPIIDDFEAFIDACERPLPSAIRVNTIKATVERVRTALADADIAYDPVDWHDGLFVLPEDSPGANWPYFHGWIHGQEEVSVIPATVLDPQPGERVWDACAAPGSKTTQLAALMEDTGEVVATDNNLGRISALRTNTERLGATTVAVTHEDGRNHSLKPFDGEGYDRALVDVPCSCEGTIRKNPDTLEDWSLSHVEGISGVQKGILKRAVEVTEPGGTVVYSTCTFAPEENEAVLDYVLDEVACEIVDYDLPLNHAPGITDWEDESFDPSVADAKRIYPHHNDTGGFFCAKLEVPAE
- a CDS encoding DUF373 family protein, with protein sequence MTTLVVCIDRDSPATAACPVVGRDAVESLITQTGVVDPEDSRVNCLLEGLAVADELEAEESAPVLAVVGGGSDSVGSDREIASQIDSLVAEHNPDSAVVVVDSADDERLVPIIESRVQVDAVDRVVVRQARDIESTYYLLKQFLADEELRKTVLVPVGIIMLAFPLLLVVTSPTIAVGAIAAAIGVFLIYKGLGIDAYLSRLPSQTREALYSGQVSLVTYVVAAGLSLVGVFAGVLGVSAVGDISPFLLANRFAFASVPWLTGAALAASLGRLLDELIQQEGVRSAYVNLPFGAVAVGLVVRGFSAYFLERGGVFEPFQVPETNLGIVQIQGFSLEAGTRLALFILAGILISLVGVRVATYVSHTDIEDELVE
- a CDS encoding diphthine--ammonia ligase, with the protein product MTDGAWVSLFSGGKDSSWALYRALERGHPVERLVTVHPEGDSYMYHVPATRLARLAAESIGIQLVEIEPDDFEADDVPDSGEQGDAELEPLEAALHELDTELDGGISGVTAGAVESEYQTTRIESMADRLEANVFAPLWQENPRDLADAMLDAGFEIQIIRVAAYGLDESWLGRTLDADALDELEALNDEYGVHILGEGGEFETLVTDGPHMDRRIEIEYETEWDGSRGTVQIEDAWLA
- a CDS encoding ABC transporter ATP-binding protein gives rise to the protein MAATPSVSEKYASLRRVALYRPALTGSIVAASLFVMLLEGVGLSFLFPILDAAQAGQSLPLQANGVTGRFLSVYVAAGLPVTLEFLLVGLACVMVIRFTASFAVKWLAAKLTQTYERDLKDRAYELAMGASVAYYDDKGSDDIMNTILTQTRYAGRVIGRIIQFFQQAILCLVYIGIALAIAPVLAVGAAVALGGVTAIIRYGIEPGYAVGDRVATANEQLQETTQAGTQGIRDVKLFGMRDGLLAEFRSTLDRYTSTSVAVRRNQVAIGSLYRLSVSLLLFGLVYVAISFRALSIAELGVFLFAMLRLAPRLSSLSSTIYAIEGELPHLVRTHQFIDRLEAQQEPTGGQSVPDSIEEIAFENVSFAYEDEPVLADFSMAVDRGEFVGIVGKSGGGKSTVVSLLTRLYTPDSGEVLANGTPISAYALEEWREAVAMVRQDPHIFNDTLRYNLTAGRDITEETLYEVAEKALILEFLDDLPQGLDTVLGDDGVKLSGGQRQRVALARALLADAEVLVLDEATSDLDSNLEQQIHRTVETLDGDQTVIAIAHRLSTVSNADRIYTVEDGQVTERGSHAELLNDNGTYAELYAMQGTAAAQSSSG